Part of the Paenibacillus sp. YPG26 genome, CAAAATTCATCTTCTCCAGATGACCTGTATCGGTTGCAGTATCTGGGTAAAACTCATAAGTCCCCCCATCTACACTGATCTGGATAACCAGCTTCTGTCCTTTGCCATCCGGCTTTATCCAAGCCTGCAGCTGATTGAATCCTGACCAATCCACTTCATTCAGCGTTTTGGACACCCCGGCATACGTCTGTGATCCAAGGGTGTACTCATAGGCGACCCCGTAGTTGCCATTTTGCTTGTTGTTGGTTACAAGAGCTACCTTTGCACCATCACCTTGAGAGATGTACTTCGCAGCTGCAGAGGCAGATACTCCTCCATACCCTTCAAAGTCATCCACAACTGCTGGATCAGAGGTTGGTTCCTGATATACACTGTACAGCCCAAGATCATCCACATAGATAGAGCCAGAACCGTTAAGTCCGCTTCCGACTAAGGAGAACGCTAGTTTTTCGGCTTTTTCTGATATTTCTGGATCAGTAATATCAATCGATACCGGGTACACATAATATTGTCCATCCTGAGTCTTAGCCAATTCAGATAACTTCTTCGCGGTTGAATCCATGCCGAACTTACCTTTATCTGAGTAATTAGGCGGCAGTTGGACAACAGCCCGCATACTCGCTTCCGCATTGCCTTCTCCAAGGCTGACTGGGATATAGGCATTGAACTTCACTCGTCTTACAAGCGTTGGAATACTGCTGCCCAGATTAGTAAGCTCCAGCTTCAGTTCCTGCCATGTGTCGGCTTGTTCCAGATCAGTAACGCCTAGTTTGAGCGCTCCATTACCATTATACTCAGCCTGAGCTGTGGTCAGCCCAATCGAAGCAGCATCACCCTTCAGCCCCGACCAGGTTCCATTGTTCTGAATGCCATTAATATCCGCATCAAAAGTATACTGCTTCAGCAAGGCTTCTTCGACTTTAACAAATACCGTATTCGTCTGACTAAGCTCAGGTTGAAGAAGACCTTGTGCATCATATACATGTACGGTAAATGTCGCTGTCTTGCCATTGAGAGAAGCGTCCGGTGTCCAATCAGCGGTATAATACTTTTCCACGCTGTCCCATACCATTGGGATTTCGGTAGTTGAATCCCCTACACTGTAAGTGACCTTGGAAGGCTGCTCATTCAGCACTCTTGCCCGGATCTTCGTAGTACTCGATTTTACGCTAGAGCCGTTAACTGGTGACGCAATATGCATGAACGGCTTCTCGGTACTCACATTCACCGTTCTAGCAGGCACGTTCTTGATTTCTTTGGCAAATGCAGTATAAGGATCCTCGTAGAATTTGATAAAGTCAGGAAGGAGCTCATGACTGCCTAGACTACCCGCATCTTTGTAAGGCACGAACAGATTTCCGTTCAAATTAAAGTTCGCCCATGTCAGCATATAAGCAATCCTCTTCGCATCCGGATCATTCTTAATCGCATTCAGAAGCTTGGTGAACCACTCCAAATCTCCATTTCCCGTTGTCTTCATCCCGCTCGGGCTGTAACCGAACTCAGAGAATGTAGCAATTTTGCCCTTGGAATCCGCAAGCTTCGAGATCATGGCCAGGTCGCTAACCAGCCCTTTCAGGAAGCCTTCAGTGCCCGGCGTCGCTTGATTATCGTACTGATCCATACCCAGAATATCTACATAGTCATCCCCCGGATAGGTCTCCAGGTATTTGGATGCAGACCCGCTAAAGGTACCGTTCGGTGAATATACATAGAGCAGATTGTGAACATCTCTAATATCGCGTAGATATTCAACTGTATATCTGAAGATCTCCACATATTCACTCTTGGTTGTGGTCATATTTCCCCACCAGAACCATCCGCCACTCTGTTCATGGAACGGACGGAACAGGATTGGAATCAGCTTATCATTATCATCCTTCAGATTAATGGCGAGGTCAGCAACCTGATCCAGGTAAGCATTGAACTCATCATTCTTATCTCCGCCCGGCAAGATATGCTCGACAACACTGCCCTTAGTATCGTTGAAGCTTCCGCCCGTTACAAAATTCGGCATATGCGCACTAAGTGTTATAATTCCGTTCTTTGCATGAGCCTTCTTCATCAGATCAGCCAAGTTCTCCCGGCTCTTAACAAGATCGCCTTCAACACCCGGCTTCTCTTTCCCTTCCAGGCTAAGCGTATCCCATCCATATACAGCCGGCATGTCACCTACCGAGTTCAAGACATCCGACTTCTCGCCGGAGATGGTGGCCTCATTGAAAGAAAGCCCTACATCAGTGGAGTGCTGGTGTCCGAAGAGCACCTGCTTTCCACGGGTATCCGACAAATAAGTGAACAAAGAACGTGTAGTATCTGAAGCCTGGGCATCTACCAGATCCAGGGTATTCAGAACAGGCCCACTTCCCCCTCCATTATTGCCACCATTATTGCCACCATTGTTGCCACCAGTCCCTGGAGCTGTACCGCTTACACCTCCGGAAGTTCCTCCGCTGCCAGCCACCACCTGACCATTATTGATGCTAAAGTTTCCAATCACGCCTGGCTTTCCGTTCACTACTACATTACTGGCCTGAAGTGTCGACTCCGTAATCGTTCCTTTGGAATCAATCGTACTGCCTGCAGCCGTGTTCAAGACTTCAAGCTTCTTGATGGTCGTTCCGCTGTCCGCGGTCAGATTCAAAGCTTGATTAGCAACAACGTGATCAATGGCAGTGCCTGCTTTGAGCTCCAGCTTGGACTTACTACTTGCAATTAACTGCCCAATTGTACTTGTGCCTGTAGCGAGCACTCTTACACTGCCTTCCTTACGATTTACTTCAACATTGCCGAGTTTGGAGTTATGTACAACAACCGTATGATCTCCCCCACCGGCAACAAATGTTGTTCCTTGCACCGTTACGTTATCGAGTGTAACTTCACCATCGGCAATCCCGGATGCTAAATATAAATTCCCGCTAATCGTCGTATCCTTTAAGGTTATTCCCTCATGGTTAATAACCACATTTCCTTGAATGCTGCCGCCTTGAACAGTTCCGGGAGCCGAATAATATCCTGCGACAAGCTTGTCTATTAGCGTAACCAGCTCGGCCCGGGTGATTGGAGCATGCGGCTTGAACGACCCATCCGGGTAACCGTTTACAACTTTAGTTAAAGCATCAACTGATTCTTTGGCATAGGCAGCAATATCTTGTTGATCGCTAAAAGATGCCGGATTCGCACCCTTGAGCACAAATGCCCGAGCCAGCAAGGTTACAGCATCCTGCCGTGTGATCTGAGTATTCGCTCGGGCTTTATTGTTCTCAAAGCCTTGATAATATCCGGCTTTCTTCGCGATGGACAGGACATCCGAATACCAGGCATCTGCGGATACATCCGAGAAGGACACGCCTGATTTCTCATAATAGCCGAACACCTTGTTAAGGATAGTTGCAAATTCAGCTCTGGTGATAGGCTGATCCGGGCGGAACCCGCCATCTTGATAACCACGGACCAAGCCGTTTGATTTCCACTTCTCGATACTCGCATTAGCCCAGTGTGTACTGGATACTGATGATACGGCAGTTCCATTTCCTGAAGCGGCATAAGCTGAGCCCGAAGTTGACAGCATAGAGACAACCAGAAGAGCTACAGTGGATGCGGATAACATTTTCCCTTTCTTCACGAACATACCCCTTTCAATACGATCCATTAAGTTAACGGTAAACTTACGAAGATTTTATATTGACAGCGCTTACTAGTCAACAACGGAATTAAAAATTAGTTAATTTTTCACAATTTCCGTAAAACAACCTCGTTTCAGCGCTTCGATATGAATTGACATAAAGATTTTAGGCATTTAGAATTAAGTTATTAAAGTTATCGTTTACTTTACTTTCAGGAGGTGTGATTTCTTTTGCAAAAACTCAAACAAGAAGTATCTCAAGAATTGCACGAACACATCCTGCCCTTCTGGTCTGCTTGTATCGATGAGTCCCATGGCGGATTCTATGGCGAAGTGAATTACGAACTTCAAAGCAATAAGGAGGCAGACAAAGGGGGAATTGCCACTTCCAGAATTCTGTGGGCTTTCTCTTCTGCTTACGTCATCACGGGGAACGAGAAGTACCTTCCTTATGCCACACATGCTTATAAATTCCTGCGGGACAAGGTTATTGACTCAGAATTCCGCGGTTTGTACTGGATGGTCGATTATAAGGGAGACCCTACAGACACCAGAAAGCACGTCTATACCCAATCTTTCGGTATCTATGCTCTTAGTGAATATTACAAAGCCTCCAAAGATCCGGAAGCACTTGAGCTTGCCAAAGAACTCTTCCTCTTGATCGAGGATATCGGCTTTGACAAAGAGATTAATGCCTACAAAGAAGAATTCGACCGGAAGTGGACAGAAACTCCAAATGAGATGCTCAGTGAAAATGGGGTTATGGCCGACATCACGATGAACACGCATATTCACGTTTTGGAAGCGTATACGAATCTCTTCAAAGTCTGGCCGGATGCCCGGGTAAGAGCTGCGCTTGAGAACTTGCTTGAGATCCTCTACTCCAAGATCTATAATGCCAAGACCAAGTATCTGGGCGTGTTCTTCGATAAACAGTGGAACTCCCTCATTGATCTCAAGTCATTTGGCCATGACATTGAAGCCAGCTGGCTGATCGATCAGACACTTAGAGCGCTCGGCCTTGAGAAGCCTGAATATATTCAAATGGTGGTCGATATTGCTTACAATATCGCGGACCATGCCATGCAGGAAGACGGCTCCATGATGAACGAACAAGAGAACGATCATCTGGACAAGACACGCATATGGTGGGTTCAGGCAGAAGCTATCGTAGGCTTCTACAATGCCTATGAGCGGACCCAGGATCCAAGGTTCCTGGAGCTTGCGGACAACCTCTGGACTTATATCAAGAACAATCTGATTGATAAGCGCACAGGTGGAGAATGGTACTGGTCTATCGCGCCGGATGGGACACCAACACCAAGAGAAATTAACGGCGCGTGGAAATGTCCATACCATAACGGCAGATTTTGCCTCGAAATTATCGAAAGGGTGAACTAATACAATGATACATCCCAAATACAAAGAGGTTCTTGCCAAGCAGGAACAATTAATTACCCGCAAGAACGAACTGAATGAAGAATTCTACAACGGAGTATATGACCGTTATAAGTACCCTGTGATTACCCGTCACCATGTACCTGTTCACTGGAGATTTGATCTGAACCAAGAGACTAATCCCCACTTCATGGAGAGACTTGGAATTAACGCTACGCTGAATCCAGGCGCTATTTATTTTGAAGGTAAATATTATCTGGTTGTCAGAACTGAAGGTCTTGACCGTAAATCGATCTTCGCCTTGGCCGTCAGCGACAACGGGATTGATAACTTCCGCTTTATCGATACTCCGCTGACATGGGAAGATATCGATGCAGCCGAGACGAACATGTATGACATGCGTCTGGTCCTGCATGAAGATGGATGGATCTATGGCATCTACTGTTCTGAGAGCAAAGATCCGGAAGCCGCTCCATTTGATACTTCAAGTGCTGTTGCCCAAGCCGGCTTTGTCAGAACGAGAGACCTCAAGACTTGGGAGCGTCTGCCGAATATCCAGACTAAGTCTCCACAGCAGCGTAACGTTGTGCTTCACCCTGAGTTCGTGGATGGTAAATATGCCTTCTATACTCGTCCACAAGATGGATTCATCTCTACAGGCTCTGGTGGCGGTATCGCATTTGGACTCTGTGATGATGTTCTGAATCCGGTCATCGATCGAGAGGATATTATTGATGAGCGCAGATATCATACCGTATATGAAGTGAAGAACGGTCAAGGTCCAGCTCCGATCAAGACCGACAAAGGCTGGATTCATGTCGCTCACGGTGTGCGGAATACGGCTGCAGGCCTGCGTTATGTACTGTATACCTTCGCTACAAGTCTTGAAGATCCAACGAAGATTATTGCGAAGCCAGGCGGACACTTCATTGCTCCTTATGATGATGAGCGTGTCGGCGATGTATCGAACGTAATCTTCTGCAACGGGGCTGTGGTGAACGAGAATAACGATGTGTTCATCTATTATGCATCCAGTGACACACGTATCCATATTGCGACTACAACTATTGAGAAGCTGATCGACTATACCTTTAATACCCCTGAGGATCCTTACCGTTCTCTTGATAATGCCCTTCAGCGGAAGAGCTTGATTGAACGCAACGAAGCCTTGCTGAACAACAACTAATTGAAATAACAAAAAAGCAATTGAGGGTCCTCCCTTCAATTGCTTTTTTATGTGCTGGTCCACAGTATGAGAAAGCCTCACATCTTACTGCTTGTCGCATAACTCAAGACTTAATTCTTAGTTACTGGAAGATGTCCCAGCCGCTCATACCAAGGCACTTATCCCTAATCCCTATTGTCTTCCCATCCATCCTCAGTCCTCAGTATAGCTAGCCGTTCGCTCCTGTACTCTTGGACAGCAGACTGTTAAGCTCCTTCATGAACATATTGATATCCTTGAACTGACGGTACACCGAGGCAAAACGGACATAAGCGACTTCATCGACGGGATAGAGCTGCTCCATCACCAGCTCGCCAATATAACGGCTCTCCACCTCGGCGTTGGCGGTATGACGGAGTGACCTTTCCACTTCCGATACCATAGTCTCAAGCTGCTCGACTGAGACAGGACGCTTCTCACAGGCACGGATTAATCCGCGCAGCATCTTATCCCTGCTGAATTCTTCCCGGCTTCCATCCTTCTTGACTACAATCAGTGGAGTCTCTTCCACCATCTCGAATGTAGTAAAGCGGCGGCTGCACTGCTCGCATTCTCTTCTACGACGAATAGAGCGATTATCATTGGCAGGCCTCGAATCCAGCACCTTTGTCCCCAAATAATCGCAATAAGGACACTTCAAATGAACACTTCCTTCTTCTCTAATATTCCCATAATATTCATGCTGATTGCAGTAATGAGATTGCAAGTCACGAGACATAATAGTTGTACCAACCGGAGGGAGGTGAACAACAATGGCTCAA contains:
- a CDS encoding glycosyl hydrolase yields the protein MKKGKMLSASTVALLVVSMLSTSGSAYAASGNGTAVSSVSSTHWANASIEKWKSNGLVRGYQDGGFRPDQPITRAEFATILNKVFGYYEKSGVSFSDVSADAWYSDVLSIAKKAGYYQGFENNKARANTQITRQDAVTLLARAFVLKGANPASFSDQQDIAAYAKESVDALTKVVNGYPDGSFKPHAPITRAELVTLIDKLVAGYYSAPGTVQGGSIQGNVVINHEGITLKDTTISGNLYLASGIADGEVTLDNVTVQGTTFVAGGGDHTVVVHNSKLGNVEVNRKEGSVRVLATGTSTIGQLIASSKSKLELKAGTAIDHVVANQALNLTADSGTTIKKLEVLNTAAGSTIDSKGTITESTLQASNVVVNGKPGVIGNFSINNGQVVAGSGGTSGGVSGTAPGTGGNNGGNNGGNNGGGSGPVLNTLDLVDAQASDTTRSLFTYLSDTRGKQVLFGHQHSTDVGLSFNEATISGEKSDVLNSVGDMPAVYGWDTLSLEGKEKPGVEGDLVKSRENLADLMKKAHAKNGIITLSAHMPNFVTGGSFNDTKGSVVEHILPGGDKNDEFNAYLDQVADLAINLKDDNDKLIPILFRPFHEQSGGWFWWGNMTTTKSEYVEIFRYTVEYLRDIRDVHNLLYVYSPNGTFSGSASKYLETYPGDDYVDILGMDQYDNQATPGTEGFLKGLVSDLAMISKLADSKGKIATFSEFGYSPSGMKTTGNGDLEWFTKLLNAIKNDPDAKRIAYMLTWANFNLNGNLFVPYKDAGSLGSHELLPDFIKFYEDPYTAFAKEIKNVPARTVNVSTEKPFMHIASPVNGSSVKSSTTKIRARVLNEQPSKVTYSVGDSTTEIPMVWDSVEKYYTADWTPDASLNGKTATFTVHVYDAQGLLQPELSQTNTVFVKVEEALLKQYTFDADINGIQNNGTWSGLKGDAASIGLTTAQAEYNGNGALKLGVTDLEQADTWQELKLELTNLGSSIPTLVRRVKFNAYIPVSLGEGNAEASMRAVVQLPPNYSDKGKFGMDSTAKKLSELAKTQDGQYYVYPVSIDITDPEISEKAEKLAFSLVGSGLNGSGSIYVDDLGLYSVYQEPTSDPAVVDDFEGYGGVSASAAAKYISQGDGAKVALVTNNKQNGNYGVAYEYTLGSQTYAGVSKTLNEVDWSGFNQLQAWIKPDGKGQKLVIQISVDGGTYEFYPDTATDTGHLEKMNFADFVPVHGTVGTLTKAKLKKVSKFSIYTNSVSGYKGTSTMYFDDIKAVYDGNAPALSNGGSGSDSSAHAPGILYDFETDTQGWVIDQNNASAGAPTVTSDVYTHGDKALQSTFKLSGTSFEIKNDTALDLTGLKAITLKVKLSAGTAKARLYIKTGSAWAWFDSGMVDVDDSGFATITLSLDKVTDLNQIKSMGLKFENFTGTGDSVVYVDEVNLVGAAASPTEPAN
- a CDS encoding AGE family epimerase/isomerase codes for the protein MQKLKQEVSQELHEHILPFWSACIDESHGGFYGEVNYELQSNKEADKGGIATSRILWAFSSAYVITGNEKYLPYATHAYKFLRDKVIDSEFRGLYWMVDYKGDPTDTRKHVYTQSFGIYALSEYYKASKDPEALELAKELFLLIEDIGFDKEINAYKEEFDRKWTETPNEMLSENGVMADITMNTHIHVLEAYTNLFKVWPDARVRAALENLLEILYSKIYNAKTKYLGVFFDKQWNSLIDLKSFGHDIEASWLIDQTLRALGLEKPEYIQMVVDIAYNIADHAMQEDGSMMNEQENDHLDKTRIWWVQAEAIVGFYNAYERTQDPRFLELADNLWTYIKNNLIDKRTGGEWYWSIAPDGTPTPREINGAWKCPYHNGRFCLEIIERVN
- a CDS encoding glycosidase — translated: MIHPKYKEVLAKQEQLITRKNELNEEFYNGVYDRYKYPVITRHHVPVHWRFDLNQETNPHFMERLGINATLNPGAIYFEGKYYLVVRTEGLDRKSIFALAVSDNGIDNFRFIDTPLTWEDIDAAETNMYDMRLVLHEDGWIYGIYCSESKDPEAAPFDTSSAVAQAGFVRTRDLKTWERLPNIQTKSPQQRNVVLHPEFVDGKYAFYTRPQDGFISTGSGGGIAFGLCDDVLNPVIDREDIIDERRYHTVYEVKNGQGPAPIKTDKGWIHVAHGVRNTAAGLRYVLYTFATSLEDPTKIIAKPGGHFIAPYDDERVGDVSNVIFCNGAVVNENNDVFIYYASSDTRIHIATTTIEKLIDYTFNTPEDPYRSLDNALQRKSLIERNEALLNNN
- the nrdR gene encoding transcriptional regulator NrdR, producing MKCPYCDYLGTKVLDSRPANDNRSIRRRRECEQCSRRFTTFEMVEETPLIVVKKDGSREEFSRDKMLRGLIRACEKRPVSVEQLETMVSEVERSLRHTANAEVESRYIGELVMEQLYPVDEVAYVRFASVYRQFKDINMFMKELNSLLSKSTGANG